From Danio aesculapii chromosome 18, fDanAes4.1, whole genome shotgun sequence, a single genomic window includes:
- the LOC130245348 gene encoding P2Y purinoceptor 2 codes for MAAFNNTGPTNGSNETECDLRDDFKHVLLPVSYSLVFVFGLGLNITAMYFIFFRTKQWKPNTIFIINLSICDTLYILTLPFLIYYYADESDWPFGDLMCKLVRFLFYTNLYGSILFLSCISVHRFIGVCHPVRSLSLLNTQYARLVSVGIWVIILILQAPILFFSRTTQKEDIVCHDTTRENLYDDFMVYSSVVMFLLFGLPFVVVLYCNAMMVKKLLEPRAGGGPTSQRSKQKSVKMIILVLLTFILCFLPFHVNRIIHYTLRYMDKSCDQLRLSNLTYQATRPLLCINSCIDPILYFMAGQSFRNNSTRSNPSSERSISTL; via the coding sequence ATGGCAGCATTTAACAACACTGGACCAACCAATGGCAGTAACGAGACCGAATGTGATTTAAGGGATGACTTCAAGCACGTTCTCCTTCCAGTGAGCTACAGTCTGGTGTTTGTGTTCGGCCTAGGACTGAACATCACTGCCATGTATTTCATCTTTTTTCGAACCAAACAGTGGAAGCCCAACACCATCTTTATAATCAACCTCAGCATTTGTGACACTCTCTACATCCTCACGCTTCCGTTTCTCATCTACTACTATGCAGATGAGAGCGACTGGCCATTTGGTGATCTGATGTGTAAATTAGTCCGCTTTCTCTTCTACACAAACCTCTACGGAAGCATCCTCTTCCTCAGCTGCATCAGTGTGCACAGATTCATAGGCGTCTGCCATCCGGTGCGATCTTTATCCTTGTTGAACACCCAATATGCTCGTTTGGTCTCAGTGGGAATATGGGTGATCATACTCATCTTACAGGCCCCGATTCTGTTTTTCTCCAGGACAACACAAAAAGAGGACATTGTCTGTCATGACACCACCCGTGAAAATCTCTATGATGACTTCATGGTCTACAGCTCGGTGGTGATGTTTCTGCTCTTTGGCCTGCCGTTTGTGGTGGTGCTCTACTGCAATGCGATGATGGTAAAGAAACTCCTTGAACCTCGAGCTGGCGGAGGACCAACGTCACAGCGATCCAAGCAGAAGTCGGTGAAGATGATCATTTTAGTGCTTCTGACGTTCATCTTGTGCTTCCTTCCCTTCCATGTGAACCGTATTATTCACTACACCCTTCGCTATATGGACAAGAGCTGCGACCAGCTCCGTCTCTCCAACCTCACCTACCAGGCCACACGACCTCTGCTCTGCATTAACAGCTGCATTGACCCAATCCTCTACTTCATGGCAGGACAGAGCTTCAGAAACAACAGCACAAGATCAAACCCATCCTCAGAGAGATCCATCTCAACATTATAA
- the p2ry2.3 gene encoding P2Y purinoceptor 2 produces the protein MAMNNTTVSTNDIDIYRCTLKEDFKYILLPVSYSLVFVFGLGLNITAMYFIIFRTKHWKPNTIYMINLNACDTLYILTLPFLIYYYAGANAWPFGDPMCRFIRFFFYTNLYGSILFLSCISVHRFIGVCHPVRSLSWMNARLARWISVGIWVIILILQSPLLYFSRTRLNKEVLVCHDTTIKELFDDFLVYSSVVMLLLFILPFGVVLVCNFLIVRKLREPGVGNGPTSQRSKQKSVKMIIIVLLAFMLCFLPFHVNRSIYYTLRYQDQANCTIIRLSNNVYKATRPLVSFNSCIDPILYFMAGQSFRKSIKKTSSQHYNKSISTY, from the coding sequence ATGGCAATGAACAACACCACTGTATCAACGAATGACATTGACATTTACCGTTGTACTTTAAAGGAAGACTTCAAGTACATTCTCCTCCCGGTAAGCTACAGTCTGGTGTTTGTGTTCGGCCTCGGACTGAACATCACCGCCATGTATTTCATAATATTTCGAACCAAACACTGGAAACCCAACACCATCTACATGATCAATCTCAACGCCTGTGACACTCTCTACATCCTCACGCTTCCGTTTCTCATCTACTACTACGCTGGTGCGAACGCATGGCCATTTGGTGACCCGATGTGTAGATTCATTCGCTTTTTCTTCTACACGAACCTCTACGGAAGCATCCTCTTCCTCAGCTGCATCAGCGTGCACAGATTCATAGGCGTCTGCCATCCGGTGCGATCTTTATCCTGGATGAATGCCCGTCTTGCTCGTTGGATCTCTGTGGGAATATGGGTGATCATACTCATCTTACAATCCCCACTTCTTTATTTCTCCAGGACAAGACTGAATAAAGAAGTTCTGGTCTGTCACGACACCACTATCAAGGAGCTCTTCGATGATTTTCTGGTCTACAGCTCGGTGGTGATGCTCCTGCTCTTTATCCTGCCATTTGGGGTCGTGTTGGTCTGCAATTTCCTCATCGTTAGGAAACTTCGGGAACCAGGTGTTGGCAATGGACCAACATCCCAGCGATCCAAGCAGAAGTCTGTAAAGATGATTATAATCGTGCTTCTGGCGTTCATGCTGTGCTTCTTGCCCTTTCATGTGAACCGCAGTATATACTACACACTCCGCTACCAGGATCAAGCGAACTGCACCATAATACGGCTTTCCAATAATGTCTACAAGGCCACACGGCCTCTGGTCAGTTTCAACAGCTGCATTGACCCAATCCTCTACTTCATGGCAGGACAGAGCTTCAGAAAAAGCATCAAAAAGACATCAAGCCAACACTATAATAAATCCATCTCAACGTACTGA